One part of the Bacteroidota bacterium genome encodes these proteins:
- a CDS encoding ferrous iron transport protein A has protein sequence MNKGEGIIVQGSTTSLYSTPVGGWIRIMSLPAGDVRAQFIRLGIGEGERILLIERLPGGTVVLQKNRQQIAVGHQLSRQILVAVIYDEELADA, from the coding sequence ATGAACAAAGGCGAAGGCATCATCGTGCAGGGATCTACCACGTCACTTTATTCAACCCCGGTCGGGGGATGGATCAGGATCATGTCCTTACCAGCGGGGGATGTCAGGGCGCAGTTCATCCGTCTGGGCATCGGGGAGGGAGAGAGGATTCTCCTCATCGAGCGGCTGCCGGGCGGAACCGTCGTACTCCAGAAGAACCGGCAGCAGATCGCCGTCGGGCATCAACTCTCGAGGCAGATTCTGGTGGCCGTCATTTACGACGAGGAACTCGCCGATGCCTGA
- a CDS encoding radical SAM protein, translating into MTDARIDHRTLYRLPWTLPDNAISWLEPTSACNLQCDGCYRENVAGSHKPLHVVEQEIEAFVRLRNVDGISVAGGDPLMHPEIVEIVRLIAKKGIKPVINTNGGKLTPELLRALKSAGAYGFTFHVDSKQGRPHWKNKSEVEMNALRLEYAEMVAETGGMSCSFNSTVYDDTLHSVPDLVEWAAKHIDIVNVMVFILYRAAVPQLPFDWYAGGKKIDMSALAYGETRERTIDLKSTHVVGEIRKRFPEFTPCAYLNGTEKADSFKWLLTGRIGSKEKIYGYVGPKFMEIMQTMHHLGTGRYLAYEKPSLTRKGRSMMLLAAFDRQVRKIAGRYASAALRNPLRLAAGLHYQSVMIIQPVDFLENGYQNMCDGCPDMTLWNGELVWSCRMEELKHFGCWVRTVPACKA; encoded by the coding sequence ATGACGGACGCCCGGATCGATCACAGGACCCTCTACCGCCTCCCGTGGACGCTTCCCGACAACGCGATCTCCTGGCTGGAGCCGACCTCCGCCTGCAACCTTCAGTGCGACGGATGCTACCGGGAAAATGTCGCCGGGAGCCATAAGCCGCTTCATGTGGTGGAACAGGAAATCGAGGCATTCGTGCGGCTGCGAAATGTGGACGGCATTTCCGTCGCGGGAGGGGACCCGCTCATGCATCCGGAGATTGTGGAGATTGTGAGGCTGATCGCGAAGAAAGGGATCAAGCCCGTGATCAACACCAACGGCGGAAAACTGACGCCGGAGCTCCTTCGGGCGCTGAAGTCAGCCGGCGCGTACGGATTTACCTTCCATGTCGACAGCAAACAGGGAAGGCCCCACTGGAAGAACAAGAGCGAGGTGGAGATGAACGCCCTGCGCCTCGAGTATGCGGAGATGGTCGCGGAAACCGGAGGGATGTCCTGCTCATTCAATTCGACTGTCTATGACGACACGCTCCACTCCGTCCCGGACCTCGTGGAGTGGGCCGCGAAACACATCGATATCGTGAACGTGATGGTCTTTATCCTGTACCGGGCCGCTGTGCCGCAGCTCCCGTTCGACTGGTACGCCGGCGGGAAGAAAATCGACATGAGCGCCCTGGCCTACGGGGAGACGCGGGAGAGGACGATCGATCTGAAATCGACCCATGTCGTCGGCGAGATCCGGAAACGGTTCCCGGAGTTCACTCCCTGCGCGTATTTGAACGGCACTGAAAAGGCCGACTCGTTCAAGTGGCTCCTGACGGGCCGGATCGGCTCCAAAGAGAAAATCTACGGCTACGTCGGGCCGAAATTTATGGAGATCATGCAGACGATGCATCATCTCGGAACGGGCCGTTACCTGGCGTATGAAAAGCCTTCCCTCACCAGGAAGGGCCGTTCGATGATGCTCCTCGCGGCGTTCGACCGCCAGGTCCGGAAGATCGCCGGCAGGTACGCTTCCGCCGCTCTTCGCAATCCGCTCCGTCTCGCGGCTGGACTCCACTACCAATCGGTCATGATCATCCAGCCTGTTGACTTCCTGGAAAACGGATACCAGAACATGTGCGACGGCTGTCCCGACATGACCCTCTGGAACGGGGAGCTTGTCTGGTCGTGCCGGATGGAGGAATTGAAGCATTTCGGTTGCTGGGTGAGGACCGTCCCGGCCTGCAAAGCCTGA